The segment TGCGCGGTTTCCGCCGCACGGTGCGCCGTGTCAGTCGCCACGGATTTTACCTTGGCCGCGGCTTCGCGTGCGCTCTGCGCCACCTTTGACGTGCCTCGCTCGTTCGCCGGATCGGCCGCGCCGCCACTCGTAGACGCGCCGCCGGTTGGGGTAGGATTGGGAAAGTTGGATGGGTTCATGGGCATCGATGTTCAACCTCCGCTGGACCGGGCCTACTAAGCACTGACCATACCTGCGCGCCGCCAGACTGCGTTCGCACGCTAAGCCGTTGCGCGGGAGTTTCCAAAAAACTCGAGGCGCGCGGGAAGCTCTGCCGTGCCCCGCGCGCGCCAGTTGCAATGTGCCGAGGCGGCTTCCGCCAATCTTGCAATCTGCACCCGCTTCGGCCGCGCGCGCTCGCGTCGCGGCGTCGCGGCGGCATGGCTCAGCGGGCCGCGGTCTGCAACGTGCGCGACGGTTCCGCCCGCCCGGGCGGTTGCGGCCGACGCGCGCGCAGCACGCTGTGATTCACCGGCCGGCGCTGGTCCGGCGTCAAAGGCGGAAGCTCGGGCAGCGCTTCGTGGCGCGTTTGGTCGAGCCAGCTTCGCGCCATCAACCGAAACTCCTCCCAGCGTTCCGCAATGAACTGATCGCGGCCGGTCATCGGCGCGCCATCGCCTTCGAGCGGCCCCGCGGCCGCCGCTTGTCGGAGCAGGCTGCGCCACTCCGTCAACAGCCGGTCGAGATCCCCGCGGCCGGCGGTTTCCACCGCATCGAGCACTTCGCGCGTGCGCGCGCGTTGCTCCACCAGCGCGCGCACCGCTTCACTGGCGCCCGAGCCGTAGTTCACCGGCAGGCCTTCCTGCAGCCAGCCATCGATGGTCAACCGCCGGTAGGCGCGCGTGCACTCCGCCGCCAAGCGGCCGAGCCACCGCGGATTCGTGCCGCAGAATCGTTCGCCCGCAAACAGGTTCGCCGCGTCGAACATCAGATCGTCCAGCGGATAGCGGCGATTCTCCAGCGCCGCGGCGAGCGCCAGCCCTTCCGGCCCGAGGAACGCCGACACGATCTCGCCGCGCACCGTGAGCCGCAACTGCCGGTCGAGCACGCCCGTGCGTTGCCACTGCCAGAGCAGCGTCGGCTGCGGCGTGAGCGCGAGGCAGGCGCTGCGCAATGAACAGGTGTTGCAACCCGCAAAAGGATTCCGCTCGCGGCGCACGACGCGCGCGCGGCCGGTGTCGGTCAACTCGCCGCACGGCAACCGCGCCAGCGGCAGCCGGGCCGTATGATCGGCGCCGAGCGCGATCCGGCCTTCCGCGAAAAACCGCGCCGCCTCGGTCGCCGCCAGTTCGGCGGCATCACGGCCGGCGCGCAGTTGGCGCAGGAAAAACGCCCACGGCAGCGCGTTCGCGCGCTTCAAGCGCAGCGGCTCTGCGCGTCGCATACGCGGCGTGCCACTGCTCACGAGCACGAAGCCCGCCTCATCCAGACCACGCCGGCCGGCGCGCCCGATCATCTGCAGCAACTCATGTGGTGCGATCTCGTGATCCAATTGCTCGTGACGATAACTGCTCGCGGTGATCAACACCGACCGCAGCGAAAAGTTGATTCCGGCGCTCAGCCCGAGCGTCGCCACGACCGCGCGCAGCTGGCCCGCTTTCGCGAGCGGTTCGATCAAGCCCGCCCGTTGCGCGTAACTCAGTCCGCTATGGTGGTAAGCGACGCGCGCGCGCAGCATCTTGCTCAGCGTGGGGCCGCACAGTTGTTCCTGCTCCGGCGTCAACGTCAGCGGATCGGCCAGCGGCAGCTCGCGTGCAAACTGCCGCGCCAGCCGTTCGGCGTCGCGGCGGTGCGGCGCAAACACCAGCACCGGCCCGAGTCCCTCGCGCAGCGCGCCGGCCACGCGTTTCGACCAGTAGCCTTCGATCACGCGCGGCAGCCCGTGCACCAGGTCGTCCACGTCCACTTCCTCCAGTTGCACGGGACGTTCGCGATGCTGCACGACCTCGGCATTGCGACCGAGCCGATTCAGCCAGGCGGCGACGTCACCGGGGTTGGCAACCGCGCCGGAGAGCAAGAGCAGCTGCAACTCCGGCGGCACCGAAAGCAGGACGCCTTCGTAGTGGTTGCCGCGATGAGGATCCGCGATCCAGTGATACTCGTCGATCACGAGCAGATGAAACGGCTCGCCGCGATCTTTCGCCCGCGAGCGCGGACCCTGCGCTGCTGCGCGCGCACCCACCACCGAGCCTTGCACGGCCTCGAGCGTCGCCACAATCACCGGTGCTTCGGGATCGACACACAAGTCGCCGGTCATGATGCCGACGCGCCAGCCGCGGCTGCGCCACTCCGCGTATTTGTCGTTCGCCAGCGCGCGCGTCGGCACGGTGAACAGCGCACGCTTGCCCGAGCTGCTTTGTTCCACCCAGCGCTCGAACACGTACGTTTTGCCAGCGCCCGTCGGCGCATCGACGATCACGTCGCGCCCCGCACGCAAACCCGCGAGTGCCAGCGCCTGCCAGCGGTCTGGCAGCGTCAGCTTTTGCAGGCACTCAAACGCGTTCGCAAGCACGGCAGCAGACTGGGGGTGCGCTCACCACCGGTCAAACGGGCGCTGTCATTTTTCGCGCGTTCTTCTGCTCGCGCGCGGCGCGCCGTTCGCGGCGAGAAGGTTGCGACAAATTCCGCCGCGCGCGCCGCCGAACTCCGCGCGCCATGGAGAAATCGCCCCCACCCCGGCATGGCGTGAGTTCCGACCACCATTCCGGGCGTTTCGGCGGGCTCATCGCTTGAGGCGCCGAAACCCGGGCGCATGTTGCCGTTCTAAGTCCACTTCCACGCCAGTTCATCCGAGCCGGCGTGCTCAACCATAAACCGAGGAAATAACATGCTTAACCGCATTCGCGCAACATCCGCACTGGCCTTGGGGCTTGTGCTGACAGCCGCGGCCGCCAACGCCCAGCTTCTGCTGAGCGGCCACACCACCGGCTCGTTTCAAGACTTGTCGGAGGCCAACACCACTGTGACGAACGCCGGCGACGGCAGTTCAGCCACGTTCCAGACTGGCATCGCCACGACGGGCTCGACGCAATCGCGCATCGAGTTCCAGAACGCGACGTTCAGCGACGTGGGGTCCGGTGAGCCGATCCAGGTGGGGCTGTTCAACATCACCAACGGCGTGACGGAACTTGGCTCGGGCGCGCCCACGGCCCAGTTCAATCTTGGCCTCGAGCTCAACTCTCCGGAGATGCAGCAACTGGTGCTCAGCACGATCACCTTCCATATCGATCACACGCCCAATCGTCCGGGCGCGGTGCCCGATACGTTCGCCGTGACGTTTAACCAGCCCGCGCCGGTGAAAATCCAGAACACGCTCGTGCAGTTCCACGTGAACGTTGACCCGAGCGAGTTCCCGATCGCCGAGAACGGCACGATCCAGAAAGGCGACATCACGGTGACGTTCACCCCCGTACCCGAGCCGTCCACCTATGCCGCGTGCGGCGCTGCTCTACTCGTCGGCCTGATCGGCTACCGCCGCTTCCGCGCGACGCGCAGTCCGGTCGCGGTCTGAGCGCTCCTGCTCACTCCCTTCCACCAGGCCGCTCCGATCGGAGCGGCCTTTTTTTTCGTGCGAGCATGGTGATTCCCTTTCGCGCGGCGGCCGCTAGCGTCGAGAACGATGAAGCCCGCCGTCATCGAAGGCGCTTACCTGCGCGATCTTCTTGCCCAGCCCGCCGCCGTGACCGCCACGTTGACCGCCTTGAACCACGGGCCGGACCTGGCGCGGTTCCGCGCCGCGTTCACGAGCGGCCAGCTGCAGCGCGTGGTGCTGACCGGAATGGGATCCAGCTACACCGCGCTCCACCCGCTTCAGCTTCAGTGGGTGCGAGCCGGCCGCACGGTCGTGCGCGTGGAAACGTCCGAATTGGTGCATCACCAGCCCGGCTGGCTCACGCCGGAGACGCTCGTCGTAGCCGTCAGCCAGAGCGGCGCCAGTGCGGAAATAATCCGGCTGCTCGAGCTGAATCGCGGACGAGCGCCGGTCATCGGTGTCACGAACACGCCTGACAGCGTGCTCGCTCGCGCCGCCGACGCGTGCGTGCCCCTCGCAGCGGGATTGGAAGCCACCGTCGCGTGCAAAACCTATGTCGCGAGTCTGGTCGCGTTGAGCTGGCTTGAGTTCGCGCTGACCGCACCGGATCGTTGGGAGGACGCCGCCGCGGAACTGCGCGACGCCGCGAATGCGATGGGCGACTATCTCGTTCAGTGGCGCGAGCATGTTGGCAGTCTCGCAGCGTTGCTCGGGCGCGAGCGCGCGACGTTTTTCCTCGGTCGCGGCGTTTCACTCGCCGCCGCCGACACCGCCGGACTGATCATGAAGGAGGCCGCGCGTTGTCCCGCCGAGAGCTCGAGCTGTGCCGCGTTCCGGCACGGTCCCCTCGAACTGCTCGGACCGGCGACGCAGGTCGTGGTGTTCGCGGGCGAGGCCCTGACGCTCGAACTGAACCGCCGCCTGTGGCGCGAATGCTGCGCGGCGGGCGCTCACGCGTGGTGGTGCGGCGTCGATAGCGCGCAGCCGGCGTTTCGACTGCCGGCGCACGCAGCGCCCGCGCTCCCGCTGCTCGAGATCCTGCCCGTCCAGATGATGACGGTTGCGCTCGCTGCACTCGGCGGCCGCGAGGCGGGCCAGTTCGCGCGCGCGTCCAAGGTGACCACCGTCGAGTGATTCGCGCACGGCGGAGTGTCGCTCCGGACGCATCTCGATCTCCTGCAAAGCCACGGGCGAGACGCCCGTGCCACGTGCATGGGCGTCTCGCCACTGTCGGGAAAGCGAAACGCGCGCCGCATGGTTGCGGCCGTTTCTGCATTGTGGCCGGTCCGGTGACCTGCGCAAATGATGCCCAATCCATGGCTCCGCGCATTGGCTTCGACAACGAACGTTATCTGGAACAGCAGAGCGCCGCGATTCTCGAGCGGGTGAAGGGCTTCGACAGCAAGCTCTACCTCGAGTTCGGCGGCAAACTGCTCTTCGACTATCACGCCTCCCGCGTGCTGCCGGGGTTCGCACCCAATGTGAAGATGCAGCTCCTCCAGAAGCTGCGCGATCAGGCGGAGGTCGTGATCTGCATCTACGCCGGCGACATCGAAAAGAAAAAGATGCGCGCCGACTTCGGGATCACCTACGACACCGATACGCTCAAGACGATCGATGACCTGCGCGAGTGGAACGTCATTGTGCGTGCGGTCGTCATCACGCGGTTTGACGAACAGCCCGCCGCCGTCGCGTTCAAGAACCGGCTCGAACGCCGCGGCGTGCGCGTCTACACGCACCGGCCCACGCGCGGCTACCCCGCGGACGTCGACACGATCGTCAGCGAAGCCGGCTACGGCGCGAACCCGGCCATCGAGACCGAGCGGCCGATCGTCGTCGTCACCGGCCCCGGGCCCGGCAGTGGCAAACTCGCGACGTGCCTCAGCCAGCTCTATCACGAGCACAAGCGCGGCGTGCGCGCGCACTACGCGAAATTTGAAACTTTCCCGATTTGGAATCTCCCGCTGAAGCACGAGGTGAACGTCGCCTACGAGGCCGCCACGGCCGAGCTGAAGGACGTCAACCTCATCGACCACTTTCACCTCGAGGCCTATGGCCAGCAAGCGGTGAACTACAACCGCGACCTCGAGGCGTTTCCCCTCCTGCGACGGATCGTCGAACGGATCACGGGGGAGCCGTCGTTCTACAAATCACCCACTGACATGGGCGTGAATCGCGCCGGCTTTGGCATCGTCGACGACGCGGCCTGCCGCGAAGCCAGCAAGCAGGAGATCATCCGTCGCTACTACAGCTACGCGTGCGAATACGCCATGGGGCTCGTCGACAAGGAGACGGTACAGCGCGTCGAGATGTTGATGAACGCCCAGGGTCTCTCGCCGAAGGACCGGCAAGTCGTCGCGCATGCGCACGAAGCGGCGCGGCTCGGCCAGGAGGCCGGCAAGGGCCGCGACGGCATCTGCTGCGCCGCCGCGCTCGAGTTGAAGGACGGCCGCATCGTGACCGGCAAAAACTCGCCGCACATGCACGCCGCCGCGAGCCTCGTGCTGAACGCCGCGAAGCTGCTCGCCGACATCCCCGACAACCTGCACCTGTTGCCGCCCATCATCACGACGTCGCTCGCGCACTTTAAGAAAAACGTGCTCAAGCGAAACGTGATGAGCCTCGACCTCGAGGAGACGCTCATCGCGCTCAGCATCAGTGCGACGATGAATCCGGCGGCCAGCGCGGCGATCGAGCAGCTCAAGGAACTCAGCGGCTGCGACGTGCACCTCACGCACATCCCGAGCCCCGGCGACGCCGCCGGACTCCGCAAGCTCGGCGTGCAGCTGACCAGCGATCCGGAGTTCGCTTCGAAGCTGCTTTATCTTACCTGAGTCCGGAATCGCTCGCGGTAGAGCGGCGACGGCTCAGGGTTCCCGGAGGCGCATATCGCTCGCCAGAAATAGGCGAACGCTCGGACTACGTGGCACGGGCGTCCCGCCCGTGAGCCTGACCGAATCGAGCCGCGCCCGCGCTTCTGTGTCTCACGAAAAATGCATCGTCGCGTGGCGCTACAGATCCTGCGCCCCGGCGTCGCGCGCGGCGACAACGCGCGCCACTACATTCGTTCGCTGCACGAACTCGTCCTCCTGGTCGCAGCGCACGGCGCAGCCGCGGCTTCGCGCTGAGTCCGTCGCGCCAGAAGCCAAGGCCTTGCTTCCGCGCGGCAAGGTGTGAGCCGCGTTGGACCATCAGCGCAAAATGGCGAAGGCCGGATCCTTGCGGAACCGGCCTTCATGGGTGCAGGGGTTGGATTTGAACCAACGACCTTCAGGTTATGAGGGCAACTTCGACCGCCAGCACTCTCAAGCAGTTAACCCCACTTTGGGGGCATGTTTGGCGTAATGTTTGGCTACCGCGATTTCGGGAGGTGCTGCCCGTTGCCCGCAGTTGCACGAGGTCACAAACCTCAACGCAACCAGGAGAGCAACGTCATGGCATTGGAACTACGTTATCCGCGCAGCAAGTGGTGGTATGGCCGCGTCGCGATTGGTGAACGTCGGATTCTTAAAAACCTCGCGGTGGAAGTCCGTGGCAGCGTCCCGCCCACGCTGACCGAACTCGGCGACATGGCTTTCGAGCGCACGCGCGCGAAGGCGCAAGCCGCCCTCGAAAAACTGCAACTCGATCTGAAGCGACGCGCCAGCGCGGAGGAACTGGTGCAGACGATCCACGAAATCCGGACGGGCGCGCGGGTCAGTTCGATCCCGCTCGCTGAAATCGGCGCCCGATGGTGCGCAGTCCTCCGCCGCCGTCCCCTCAGCGCGAGCTACCAAAAACAGAAGGTCGCCTGCATCGAGCGGTTCATCCGTTTCGCGAAGAAAGCCTCCCCTTCGCTCTACGAAATGGCGCAAGTCCAGGCTCCGCTGGCCAACGCCTTTTGTCGGGCGGAGCTGGCGCGCGGCGTCGCCGCCAAGACCTACAACCACACCTTGATTCATCTGCGGTCGGTGTTTCACGTGCTACGCAAGGAAGCGGGCATTGCGGAAAATCCGTTTGCGACCATCCCCCTCCAGGATGGCGAGACGGTTTTCCGAAAGCCTTTCTCGGTCGAGGAACTCTCGTTGCTCGAAGAGAAAGCCCAGGCCGATCCCTTCATCTATCCGCTTATCGTCACCGGCATGTGCACCGCGATGCGCCGCGGCGACTGCTGCACGCTCCGGCGCAGCTCGGTTGACCTCGAAGGCGGCTTTGTGACCGTAAAAACGGCGAAGACCGGTGAGACGGTGCAAATCCCGATCTTCCCGCTTCTGCGGAGCGTGTTGGAAAAGGCGTTGGCGAAGCCGGCTCCCCGCCCGCCGTTCTATGTCTTCCCGGAATTGGAGGCACATTACCGGCTCAATCCGGATCACCTCACCGATCGGGTGCGCCGGGTGATGAAGGCGGCGGGCTTCTTCAATCCGAAGGATAACGAGGACGCGCCGTCGCGTGGCGCCGTGCAGCAGGAACGCGAGCACGGGCTGCGCAAGGCCTCGCTCCGCGATTTTCATTCGCTCCGCGTGACGTGGGTGACGGTGGCACTCACGGCCGGCGTGCCGCTGGAAATCGTGCAGAAGGTCACCGGGCACCGCACCACGGCGATTGTGCTCAAGCACTATTTCCAGCCCGGACGGGAAGAGTTTCGGCGCACCCTGGCCGGCCGGCTGCCGGCGCTGTTGGGTGAGCGCTCGAAGCCGACGTCCCCTCCGCCTGAGGCATTCAACGTGGACGAACTACGCGCTAAACTCACCGCGATGGAGGCATCGACGTGGCGGCACACCCGGGACGAACTGCTCACGCGCTTGCCACTGGAGGTGAAGGTCACGCCCCCGGCGAAGTCCCTCCTCGAACCGTCCTTCGCGGCATGAGTGAATACCGACCGCCGGTTTTGAGCGCAACCTTCTGCCCGACGATTGAATTAACGAGAATAGTTAAAGCGTGGTTTCACCTATTGCGCATATTCCAATCACAGCCTTCGGCGGCTCGGCCGGAGTTTGGCGCTTGAATTGTCACAAATACCATACAGTTGTTGTGACAATGAAACGGGCCTCTAAGCCACAATACACGGACCATTCGATTCTCAGGCGGATCGAAAGTGACCGCTCAGGCCGGGCTTTCTCGGCCGGGGATTTCGCCACGTTGGGCAGCCCCGCCGCTGTGCGCAAAGCATTGGAGCGTCTCACAAAAGCCGGCCGACTGCGCCGCATCCGTCGCGGCTTCTACGACCGCCCCCGGTCTCATCCCCTCCTCGGCGAGACGGCACCCGATCCCATGCAACTCGTGCGGAGCGTCATGAAAAACACGGGCGCACAGTGGCAGGTTTCCGGCGCTTATGCGGCCAACCAGCTTCACCTCACGGAACAGGTTCCGGCTCGCATCGTCGTCCTCACGAACGGCGTGCCGCGAAAAATCGCGCTCGGCAAACTGACGCTGGATTTTCGGCGCGCGGCCCCGCGCAATCTCCTCGGGGCCGGGAAGTCTTCCGGCCTCGTGTTCCAAGCCCTTCGCTATCTCGGCAAGGATCAGGTCACTCCCGCGGTCGTCGCGCGGCTGCAACGTGAGGTCGATCCGGCCACGAAACAGGAACTGGCGAAACTCGCGCCCAAAATGGCGGCCTGGCTCCGCCCGTTCATTCAACAAATCACGGCCTCCTGATCATGGACTCCATCCTCAGACTCAACGCCCGCCAGCGCGCCGAACTCTACCAAGCGGCCTCGCAGCAACTCGGCATGGCCGAGGTCATCATCGAAAAGGATTTCTGGGTCTGCTGGAGCCTGCGGGAGCTTTTCGCGCTACCGGGCATCGGCGATCATCTGCTGTTCAAGGGCGGCACGTCGCTCTCGAAAGTCTGGCGCGCGATTGCGCGATTTTCGGAAGACATCGACGTGTCACTCAGTCGGGAATGGCTGGGATTCGTGGGCCCGCGCGATCCGGAAGCGGCGGACACCGGCAAGCAGCAGCGAGCGCGGATCGAAAACCTGGCGACCGCGTGCGCGCAAAAGATCGAAGCGGAGATTCTGCCCGCGCTGCGCGCTCGCGCCAGCGCGGCGCTAGGCCCGGACGGCTGGGCTATCGCCATCGACGCCGATGATCCGCAGACCCTGCGCTTCACTTACCCGACGGTCCTGGGAGCAGGCGCACCGGATGGATACATCCGCCGGGAAGTGCGCATCGAATGCGGCGCTCGCTCCGACGATTGGCCCGCGGACGAAAAAACAATTCTGCCCTACGTCGCCGAAGCCTATCCGTCCACCATTACGAATGCAGCGGTGCCCTTACGAGTCCTCTCGATTGAACGCACCTTCTGGGAGAAGGCGACGATCCTCCATGCCGAAGCGCACCGTGAGGAGTCGAAGGCGACGCCATCGCGCTACTCGCGCCACTACGCCGATCTGGCGGCGTTGGCTTTTCACGCGAGCGCGGAGGCGGCCCTCGCCCGGGACGATCTGCGTGCTCGCGTGGTGGAGCACAAGAGCGTCTTCTTCGCGTCGGCGTGGGCGAGCTATGAAACCGCCATTCCCGGAACGTTTCGACTCGTTCCCGCCGCGTATCGTCTCGCTGCACTGGAAGCCGACTACCGCGACATGCAGGAAATGTTTTTCCAGCAACCGCGCGCGTGGAGCGACATCGTGAGCACGCTCCAGGAGTTGGAGCGCAGGATCAACGATGCCGCGAAACGCTAGTCCCGCTTCAGCCTGTGGCGGATGAACCTCCCGGCTAGAGGCCGGGAGCGGAGAAAAGGGCCTCATAAGAGGCCCGCAGCGCGGAAGGAATAGTGGCCGACCTTGACCGGGTCGGCCTTGGCGTCACCGACGATAACGTGGTCGATGAGGTCGATATCGATCACCTTGGCCGCCTCTCGGAGTTGGCGGGTGATGTGGAGATCGGCGGCGCTGGGAGCCGGGTCGCCGGAGGGATGATTGTGTTATGTGACGAGCCGAGCTATGTGGAGTGCATGCGGTCCTTTCACTCGGGGTTCGCTCTGCGCGTAGGCTGGATCGCTGCACATAGCTAAATCAGTTTCCCGCGGTTTTTGCGCGCCAGTGTCGGGGCGGCTTTCTTCACGTGGCGTGCGCAGTGGATTACGTGTGGGATGCGCAAGCCCTACTATTCTTTGGATCGCTCGACGGATGGCGGCCTGGAGCACTTTTACTGCGAGCGACGGACGCTGGCTGACTTTCGGCGTGGCGCGCTGGGCGATTACTTCGACGGTTTGGCTCTGACGCTGAAGAAGAACGGGTATTCGATCCACCACGGCTGCGGCATTCTCGGCACTTGCTGCATGTTCAACGTCTACGTGACGGAGCGTGGCATCACCAAGGCCTCGGCTATTTCCGCCGAGTTGGTCGAGCCTTTCTTGGACGACTATCTCCGCGGGGTCCGCACCACCAGCGCCCGCTATTCGCCGCGCGACAACGCGCGAGCGCACTTGCGCCATCTGTTTTTCTATCTGGAGGCGCTCAAGGTTATCACTCCGCCCAAGCCGGTGCAGGTCGTGACGCCCTACAGTTGGATCCTCGATCCTTATATCGTCCATCTACGCGACGAGCGCGCCGTGGCGCCAGTGACGGTGAAGCGCCACCTCGCGCACACCACCGCGTTCCTCGAGTTCCTGAAGCACGACGTGCAACGGCCGCGCCTCAAGACCATCAGCGCCGAGCAGGTGGAGGCGCAGCTCAAGCGGCACATGAAGGACAGCAAAGACAACGTGCGCTCGTTGTCATCGAGCCTTCGCTCTTTCCTCCGCTACTGCGCGGATCACGGCCACACTCAGGCGGACTTCTCCGAGTTGGTCCCGCGACAGCGGCACTATCGGCACGCTTCGCTCCCCAGGGGCATCGAGGATTCGGCGCTCGAACGCGTGCTGGCTGCGATCGACAAGACGAAGCCTAATGGCGCACGCGACTACGCGATCATTCTGTTGCTGATGGCGTATGGCATCCGTGCGATCTCCGCTGCAAAACTCGTGATGGAGGATCTCGACTGGCGGCAGGCCAAGATCCGCTTTCGCGCGCAAAAAGGCGGCAAGGAAGTGATCGTTCCGCTCCTCGATGCGGTCGGGGACGCGATCATCGAGTGGCTCCGTCACCGCGACCCGCGCACGCCTCATCGCGAGGTGTTCCTCAGCACCAAGGCGCCGCACGGATCGCTGAGCAGCATGGCGATCTCCACCGTGGTGAAGCACTACCTGCACAAGGCCGGCGTTCATCAGCCCGGACGCGGCGCGCACTCGTTACGGCATTCGTGGGCGATCCGCGCGTTGGAGCACGATCAACCGATCAAGGCCATCGCCGATGCCCTGGGGCATCGTTACATCGACACCACCTACATCTACGCCAAGGCTGACTTGAAGACACTGCGGCAGGTGGCGATGCCGTGGCCGGCGAGGTGAACCATGGCCACGTGTTGTTTTCGCAGCGCGCTCGCGTTCCGGCTTCAGTCCTTCTGGGAGACGCGGGCCGCATCGGGCCGCGGTCCTGTTCTCCTCAAGGTGCTGCGTTACCTCGACCGGTTTCTTATCGGTGAGCTGCAGCCCGGCGATACAATCACGCGTGAGGTCACCGAGCGTTATTTCAAGAGCACCGAGCACTTGGCTCCGGGAACCCGGATCAACCGGATGTCGATCCTCCGTCAGTTCTGCCTCTATCAAAGCCATTTCGATCCTCGCACGTGCATCGTGCACCGGATGTTTTTGCCGCGGCGCAATCGGCCGATGCCGCACATCTACACGGTGGCCGAGGTCCGCCGGATCATGGCGGCGGCACCGCCGGCCGAACGTTCTCCGGACCCGCTGCGTCCCGTGGTGTTCGCAACCCTCGTCGGGTTCCTCTACGCCACCGGCCTGCGCGTTGGCGAGGCGGTGAAGCTCAATCTCGCTGACGTCGATCTGTCACGCCGTCTTCTGCTCATTCGCCAAACCAAGTTCGGCAAGACTCGCTACGTGCCGCTGGCACCGTGCACCACCAAGCAGCTCGCGGCCTACGTGGCCCAGCGCCG is part of the Opitutus terrae PB90-1 genome and harbors:
- a CDS encoding site-specific integrase, producing MRKPYYSLDRSTDGGLEHFYCERRTLADFRRGALGDYFDGLALTLKKNGYSIHHGCGILGTCCMFNVYVTERGITKASAISAELVEPFLDDYLRGVRTTSARYSPRDNARAHLRHLFFYLEALKVITPPKPVQVVTPYSWILDPYIVHLRDERAVAPVTVKRHLAHTTAFLEFLKHDVQRPRLKTISAEQVEAQLKRHMKDSKDNVRSLSSSLRSFLRYCADHGHTQADFSELVPRQRHYRHASLPRGIEDSALERVLAAIDKTKPNGARDYAIILLLMAYGIRAISAAKLVMEDLDWRQAKIRFRAQKGGKEVIVPLLDAVGDAIIEWLRHRDPRTPHREVFLSTKAPHGSLSSMAISTVVKHYLHKAGVHQPGRGAHSLRHSWAIRALEHDQPIKAIADALGHRYIDTTYIYAKADLKTLRQVAMPWPAR
- a CDS encoding tyrosine-type recombinase/integrase, whose product is MATCCFRSALAFRLQSFWETRAASGRGPVLLKVLRYLDRFLIGELQPGDTITREVTERYFKSTEHLAPGTRINRMSILRQFCLYQSHFDPRTCIVHRMFLPRRNRPMPHIYTVAEVRRIMAAAPPAERSPDPLRPVVFATLVGFLYATGLRVGEAVKLNLADVDLSRRLLLIRQTKFGKTRYVPLAPCTTKQLAAYVAQRRAARFSQEPTAPFFPSSLGGRYHVPSFTTVFLQVLRRLGLRGPPGQRGPRIHDLRHSFAVSRLMAWHKSGDNLFAKLPLLSTYLGHSTVTGTEIYLHATAELMESVGQRFHEHFAVPSARLLCQPPTFHL